The Kitasatospora sp. NBC_00374 genome has a segment encoding these proteins:
- a CDS encoding protein kinase, whose product MAQTEQPGEGEPERDASADAGTPETFRSPESTAETAVFSANGGTPARGTAAPLGTVGDGRYRLTGKLGRGGMAEVFAAQDVRLGRTVAVKLLRGELAQDEVARLRFTREAHSVAALNHHSIVAVYDTGEEHHGEDSTPYIVMELVEGRTVRELLVDEEAPPVDQALIIIAGVLEALAYSHRHGIVHRDIKPANVIITTGGAVKVMDFGIARALTGAASTMTQTGMVMGTPQYLSPEQALGKAVDHRSDLYAAGCMLYELLALRPPFVGETPLAVVYQHVQDMPVPPSRVNRRVPPELDELVLRSLAKNPDDRFQSADEFRAHVQHALRQMHGSAGSGYAGGAAAAAAAAGLAAAASGNSGGHPGFDGAPSGGTSMTEPMGRIGPGDGTGQTEALPYQVTSPYQTPSQPYQGAGGPGNGGGTGYDGDGGDGPQRRRNPWGWALAAVAVLLAAGIGTALALSGGQQNENPPVVTPPVTVSSAPVTPEPSSGPVSPSATRTQNNTNTGTNTRPTEPSTGTPSSSPSASRSTSPSPSASASRSASASPSGTPSPSASASKSAQVSPPASPSTATQ is encoded by the coding sequence ATGGCACAGACAGAGCAGCCGGGCGAGGGTGAGCCGGAGCGGGACGCCAGTGCGGACGCGGGTACCCCCGAGACCTTCCGGAGCCCGGAGTCGACCGCCGAGACCGCCGTGTTCTCGGCGAACGGCGGGACGCCCGCGCGCGGTACCGCCGCCCCGCTCGGCACCGTCGGGGACGGCCGGTACCGCCTGACCGGGAAGCTGGGCCGCGGCGGCATGGCCGAGGTCTTCGCGGCCCAGGACGTCAGGCTCGGCCGCACGGTCGCGGTCAAGCTGCTGCGCGGCGAGCTGGCCCAGGACGAGGTGGCCCGGCTGCGGTTCACTCGTGAGGCTCACTCCGTCGCGGCGCTCAACCACCACTCGATCGTCGCGGTCTACGACACCGGCGAGGAGCACCACGGCGAGGACTCCACCCCGTACATCGTGATGGAGCTGGTGGAGGGCCGGACCGTCCGCGAGCTGCTGGTGGACGAGGAGGCCCCGCCGGTCGACCAGGCGCTGATCATCATCGCCGGGGTGCTGGAGGCCCTCGCCTACAGCCACCGGCACGGAATCGTGCACCGGGACATCAAGCCCGCCAACGTGATCATCACGACCGGCGGCGCCGTCAAGGTGATGGACTTCGGCATCGCCCGGGCGCTCACCGGCGCGGCCAGCACCATGACCCAGACCGGCATGGTGATGGGCACCCCGCAGTACCTCTCGCCGGAGCAGGCGCTCGGCAAGGCGGTCGACCACCGCTCGGACCTGTACGCCGCCGGCTGCATGCTGTACGAACTGCTCGCGCTGCGACCGCCGTTCGTCGGCGAGACGCCGCTCGCGGTGGTCTACCAGCACGTCCAGGACATGCCGGTGCCGCCGTCGCGGGTCAACCGGAGGGTGCCGCCGGAGCTGGACGAGCTGGTGCTGCGCTCGCTGGCGAAGAACCCGGACGACCGCTTCCAGAGCGCGGACGAGTTCCGCGCCCATGTGCAGCACGCGCTGCGGCAGATGCACGGCTCCGCCGGCTCCGGCTACGCCGGTGGTGCGGCCGCGGCCGCCGCGGCCGCCGGGCTCGCCGCCGCGGCCTCCGGCAACAGCGGCGGCCACCCGGGCTTCGACGGCGCCCCGAGCGGCGGCACCTCGATGACCGAGCCGATGGGCAGGATCGGTCCCGGTGACGGCACCGGCCAGACCGAGGCGCTGCCCTACCAGGTGACCTCGCCGTACCAGACGCCCTCGCAGCCCTACCAGGGTGCGGGCGGCCCCGGTAACGGCGGCGGGACGGGCTACGACGGTGACGGGGGCGACGGGCCGCAGCGGCGGCGCAACCCCTGGGGCTGGGCGCTCGCCGCGGTCGCGGTCCTGCTCGCCGCGGGCATCGGCACCGCGCTGGCGCTGAGCGGCGGCCAGCAGAACGAGAACCCGCCGGTGGTGACGCCGCCGGTGACGGTCAGCAGCGCACCGGTGACGCCGGAGCCGAGCAGCGGGCCGGTGTCGCCGTCCGCGACCCGGACCCAGAACAACACCAACACCGGTACCAACACCCGTCCGACCGAGCCCTCGACCGGTACCCCGTCCAGCTCGCCGAGCGCGAGCCGCTCCACCTCGCCGTCGCCCTCGGCGAGCGCCTCCAGGTCGGCGAGCGCCTCGCCGTCCGGGACACCGTCACCCTCGGCCTCGGCGAGCAAGTCGGCGCAGGTGTCCCCGCCCGCGTCGCCGAGCACGGCCACGCAGTAG
- a CDS encoding protein kinase has translation MSEDANPVEGHSLGNGRYVIQRLLGQGGMASVHLAHDTVLDRLVAVKTLNIELGGQAAFKERFRREAQAVARLQHTNIVSVFDSGEDVSPEGVATPYIVMEYVEGLALRDVLNDSIAQHGAMPTEQALKITAAVLSALEASHDQGLVHRDIKPGNVMVSTKGTVKVMDFGIARALQSGVTSMTQTGMVVGTPQYLSPEQALGKSVDARADLYSVGCMLFELLTGQLPFDGDTAFTIAYKHVQEPPPAPSSVNSSVPPAVDALVARALRKDPAHRFPTAEAMREEVERVSGGDRGGMPLQASTPLVISEGPRSVHAAPSMTNFPQVGGDIRTPTPQVQPHYQPAPQTPSPYQAPQTPQPFQQQQAPHTPAPFPQPQQAHTPPPFPQPVYQQQPQYQTPHPFPQQGHPTGPMPGPYGPQPPKPNNGCSTALIVVGVIVGVIVLAVVIVAIAAAQAEKDKANNYGAPRPALTLDLGATGGDRI, from the coding sequence ATGAGCGAGGACGCCAACCCGGTCGAGGGTCACTCCCTGGGCAACGGCCGCTATGTGATCCAGCGCCTGCTCGGACAGGGCGGCATGGCCTCCGTCCACCTGGCCCACGACACGGTGCTGGACCGGCTGGTCGCGGTGAAGACCCTGAACATCGAGCTCGGCGGCCAGGCCGCGTTCAAGGAGCGGTTCCGCCGCGAGGCGCAGGCCGTGGCGCGGCTGCAGCACACCAACATCGTGTCGGTCTTCGACAGCGGCGAGGACGTCTCCCCGGAGGGCGTCGCCACCCCCTACATCGTGATGGAGTACGTGGAGGGCCTCGCCCTGCGCGACGTGCTCAACGACTCGATCGCCCAGCACGGTGCGATGCCCACCGAGCAGGCGCTGAAGATCACCGCCGCGGTGCTGTCCGCGCTGGAGGCCTCGCACGACCAGGGCCTGGTGCACCGCGACATCAAGCCCGGCAACGTCATGGTGAGCACCAAGGGCACCGTCAAGGTGATGGACTTCGGCATCGCCCGGGCCCTGCAGTCGGGGGTCACCTCGATGACCCAGACCGGCATGGTGGTCGGCACCCCGCAGTACCTCTCGCCGGAGCAGGCGCTCGGCAAGAGCGTGGACGCCCGCGCCGACCTCTACTCGGTGGGCTGCATGCTCTTCGAGCTGCTCACCGGCCAGCTGCCGTTCGACGGCGACACGGCGTTCACCATCGCGTACAAGCACGTGCAGGAGCCGCCGCCGGCGCCCTCCAGCGTCAACAGCTCGGTGCCGCCGGCCGTCGACGCGCTGGTGGCCCGGGCGCTGCGCAAGGACCCGGCGCACCGGTTCCCGACCGCCGAGGCCATGCGCGAGGAGGTCGAGCGGGTCTCCGGCGGGGACAGGGGCGGCATGCCGCTGCAGGCCAGCACCCCGCTGGTGATCAGCGAGGGGCCGCGCTCGGTGCACGCGGCGCCGTCGATGACCAACTTCCCGCAGGTCGGCGGGGACATCCGGACGCCGACGCCGCAGGTCCAGCCGCACTACCAGCCCGCCCCGCAGACGCCGTCGCCGTACCAGGCCCCGCAGACCCCGCAGCCGTTCCAGCAGCAGCAGGCGCCGCACACGCCCGCGCCGTTCCCGCAGCCGCAGCAGGCCCACACGCCGCCGCCGTTCCCGCAGCCGGTGTACCAGCAGCAGCCGCAGTACCAGACCCCGCACCCCTTCCCCCAGCAGGGCCACCCGACCGGCCCGATGCCCGGTCCGTACGGCCCGCAGCCGCCCAAGCCGAACAACGGGTGCTCGACCGCGCTGATCGTGGTCGGTGTGATCGTCGGTGTGATCGTGCTGGCGGTGGTCATCGTGGCCATCGCGGCCGCGCAGGCCGAGAAGGACAAGGCGAACAACTACGGTGCGCCGCGGCCCGCGCTCACGCTCGACCTCGGGGCAACCGGCGGCGACCGAATCTGA
- a CDS encoding bacterial proteasome activator family protein, whose protein sequence is MTNPMNERPQEPYQASEPYQASGGQAQDGPKVLIVGPDGMPIGAVPGSGFGRGSGNEAGEPRELPVTEMVEQPAKVMRIGSMIKQLLEEVRVAPLDEASRVRLKEIHASSIKELELGLAPELVEELERLSLPFTDDAIPTEAELRIAQAQLVGWLEGLFHGIQTALFAQQMAARAQLEQMRRALPPGLQGGEPEPEEPGPGRGIRSGPYL, encoded by the coding sequence ATGACCAATCCGATGAACGAACGGCCGCAGGAGCCCTACCAGGCGTCGGAGCCGTACCAGGCGTCGGGCGGGCAGGCGCAGGACGGCCCCAAGGTGCTGATCGTCGGGCCGGACGGAATGCCGATCGGGGCTGTTCCCGGGTCCGGCTTCGGCCGCGGCTCCGGGAACGAGGCGGGTGAGCCGCGGGAACTGCCGGTGACCGAGATGGTCGAGCAGCCGGCCAAGGTGATGCGGATCGGCAGCATGATCAAGCAGCTGCTGGAGGAGGTCCGGGTCGCGCCGCTGGACGAGGCCAGCCGGGTCCGGCTCAAGGAGATCCACGCCAGCTCGATCAAGGAGCTGGAACTCGGCCTGGCACCCGAGCTGGTCGAGGAGCTGGAGCGGCTGTCGCTCCCGTTCACCGACGACGCTATTCCCACCGAGGCCGAGCTCAGGATCGCCCAGGCCCAGCTGGTCGGCTGGCTGGAGGGGCTGTTCCACGGGATCCAGACGGCGCTGTTCGCCCAGCAGATGGCGGCCCGGGCCCAGCTGGAGCAGATGCGCCGGGCGCTGCCGCCCGGTCTGCAGGGCGGGGAGCCCGAGCCGGAGGAGCCCGGTCCGGGCCGGGGCATCCGGTCGGGCCCGTACCTGTAG
- a CDS encoding NAD(P)H-quinone oxidoreductase: MRAITIPQSGGPEVLTWAEVPDPVPAAGEVLVEVAATAVNRADLLQRQGFYDPPPGSSPYPGLECSGRIVALGAGVAGWAVGDEVCALLSGGGYAERVAVPVGQLLPVPKGIGLVEAAALPEVTATVWSNVFMVAHLRPAETVLIHGGASGIGTMAIQLAKAVGARVLVTAGGPEKLARCAELGADVGIDYREQDFVEEVRAATGGAGVDVVLDIMGARYLQRNVDALAVSGRLVIIGLQGGVKGELDLGSLLRKRAAVAATNLRGRPLGEKAAIVAAVREHVWPLVEAKVVRPVVHQVLPIEQAGAGHRVLEDGGQVGKVVLQVR, from the coding sequence ATGCGAGCCATCACGATTCCCCAGTCCGGCGGCCCCGAGGTGCTGACCTGGGCGGAGGTGCCGGATCCGGTGCCCGCCGCCGGAGAGGTGCTGGTCGAGGTCGCGGCGACCGCCGTCAACCGCGCCGACCTGCTGCAGCGGCAGGGTTTCTACGATCCGCCGCCCGGTAGTTCGCCGTATCCCGGGCTGGAGTGCTCGGGCCGGATCGTCGCGCTCGGCGCGGGTGTGGCGGGGTGGGCCGTCGGTGACGAGGTGTGCGCCCTGCTGTCCGGCGGCGGGTACGCGGAGCGGGTCGCGGTGCCGGTGGGGCAGCTGCTGCCGGTTCCGAAGGGGATCGGCCTGGTGGAGGCCGCGGCGCTGCCCGAGGTGACCGCGACGGTGTGGTCGAACGTCTTCATGGTGGCGCATCTGCGGCCGGCCGAGACGGTGCTGATCCACGGTGGGGCGAGTGGCATCGGCACGATGGCGATCCAGCTGGCCAAGGCGGTCGGGGCGCGGGTGCTGGTCACCGCGGGCGGCCCGGAGAAGTTGGCGCGCTGCGCCGAGCTGGGGGCGGACGTCGGGATCGACTACCGGGAGCAGGACTTCGTCGAGGAGGTCCGGGCGGCGACCGGGGGTGCGGGGGTGGATGTCGTCCTCGACATCATGGGGGCGAGGTATCTGCAGCGGAACGTGGACGCGTTGGCGGTCAGCGGCCGGTTGGTGATCATCGGGTTGCAGGGTGGGGTGAAGGGCGAGCTGGACCTCGGCAGCCTGCTGCGCAAGCGGGCCGCGGTGGCGGCGACCAACCTGCGGGGCCGGCCGTTGGGGGAGAAGGCGGCGATCGTGGCCGCGGTGCGGGAGCACGTCTGGCCGCTGGTCGAGGCGAAGGTGGTGCGGCCGGTGGTCCACCAGGTGCTGCCGATCGAGCAGGCCGGGGCCGGGCACCGGGTGCTGGAGGACGGCGGGCAGGTCGGCAAGGTGGTGCTGCAGGTCCGCTGA
- a CDS encoding TrkA family potassium uptake protein: MPNTDPTTEPSGRTARLRQSRHRTSTDPDLAQRVVLPTRTPTPPLLQVARRLLMALGVLALTTLVVWLDRAGYSDNSDGSVDLLDAAYYATVTLSTTGYGDITPVSDSARLINILVITPLRVVFLIILVGTTLEVLTERTRHQWRIERWRKTVREHTVVIGYGTKGRSAVDTLLVQGVPKESIVVVDPQRKVVEQATLDGLTGVVGDATRTDTLLRAELPRASRVVVAPERDDTAALITLTARQLNKAATVVAAVREDENAPLLRQSGADVVVTSSSSAGRLLGMSTLSPHAGSVMEDLLTYGNGLDVMERPVTRAEAGRSPRDCADLVVAVVRGRRVLNYTDPEAATLHLTDRVIVIKSARP, translated from the coding sequence GTGCCGAACACCGACCCCACCACCGAACCGAGCGGCCGGACGGCGCGACTCCGCCAGTCCCGGCACCGCACCAGCACGGACCCCGACCTCGCGCAGCGCGTCGTCCTCCCCACCAGGACGCCCACCCCGCCCCTGCTCCAGGTCGCCCGCCGCCTGCTGATGGCGCTGGGGGTGCTCGCCCTCACCACCCTGGTGGTCTGGCTCGACCGGGCCGGGTACAGCGACAACTCGGACGGCTCGGTCGACCTGCTCGACGCCGCCTACTACGCCACCGTCACCCTGTCCACCACCGGCTACGGCGACATCACCCCGGTCAGCGACAGCGCCCGGCTCATCAACATCCTGGTGATCACGCCCCTGCGCGTGGTCTTCCTGATCATCCTGGTCGGCACCACCCTCGAAGTGCTCACCGAACGGACCCGCCACCAGTGGCGGATCGAACGCTGGAGGAAGACCGTGCGCGAGCACACCGTCGTCATCGGCTACGGCACCAAGGGCCGCAGCGCCGTCGACACCCTGCTCGTCCAGGGCGTCCCGAAGGAGTCGATCGTCGTCGTCGACCCCCAGCGCAAGGTCGTCGAACAGGCCACCCTGGACGGCCTCACCGGCGTGGTCGGCGACGCCACCCGCACCGACACCCTGCTGCGCGCCGAACTGCCCCGGGCCTCCCGGGTGGTCGTCGCCCCCGAACGGGACGACACCGCGGCCCTGATCACGCTGACCGCCCGGCAGCTCAACAAGGCGGCCACCGTGGTCGCCGCCGTCCGCGAGGACGAGAACGCCCCGCTGCTGCGCCAGAGCGGCGCCGACGTGGTGGTCACCAGCTCCAGCTCGGCCGGCCGGCTGCTCGGCATGTCGACCCTCAGCCCGCACGCCGGCTCCGTCATGGAGGACCTGCTGACCTACGGCAACGGCCTCGACGTCATGGAGCGCCCGGTCACCAGGGCCGAGGCCGGCCGCAGCCCCCGGGACTGCGCCGACCTGGTCGTCGCCGTGGTCCGCGGCCGCCGGGTGCTCAACTACACCGACCCCGAGGCCGCCACCCTGCACCTGACCGACCGGGTCATCGTGATCAAATCCGCCCGGCCCTGA
- a CDS encoding molybdopterin molybdotransferase MoeA, with product MTAVRESGQPGRGAPAAGGEAGAPPLRDCPWPRARRAARSAGGRPSPVRTVELAAALGHTLAGPLAALTDLPAFDTSAMDGWAVAGPGPWREAGRVLAGQSAAPLADGTAVEIATGALLPPGATGVLRREHGRVERGLLRGAALVPGQDVRPRGQECRRGEELLPAGTVVTPAVLGLAAAAGHDRLAVHHRPTVELLVLGDELLDSGLPGPGLVRDALGPLLPPWLAAAGAELIARRHVRDDFGLLRDAVRRSPADLVVTTGGTAAGPVDFLHAALADAGARLLVDGVAVRPGHPMLLAELPGGRHLVGLPGNPLAAVAGALTLALPLLDALSGRPVPGHRIERAAVALPGHPVDTRLLPVVGTEGGVVPLAFDGPAMLRGLALAEALAVVVPGGVPEGGRVELLDVP from the coding sequence GTGACGGCGGTACGGGAGTCGGGGCAGCCGGGCCGGGGCGCGCCGGCGGCCGGCGGGGAGGCCGGGGCGCCGCCGCTGCGGGACTGCCCGTGGCCGAGGGCCCGCCGGGCGGCCCGGTCGGCGGGCGGGCGGCCGTCGCCGGTGCGGACGGTCGAGCTGGCGGCGGCGCTCGGACACACGCTGGCGGGGCCGCTGGCCGCGCTGACCGATCTGCCGGCCTTCGACACCTCGGCGATGGACGGGTGGGCGGTGGCCGGGCCGGGTCCGTGGCGGGAGGCGGGCCGGGTGCTCGCCGGGCAGAGTGCGGCGCCGTTGGCGGACGGGACGGCGGTGGAGATCGCGACCGGTGCGCTGTTGCCGCCGGGGGCGACCGGGGTGCTGCGGCGCGAGCACGGCCGGGTGGAGCGGGGTCTGCTGCGCGGTGCGGCGCTCGTGCCGGGCCAGGACGTACGGCCGCGGGGTCAGGAGTGCCGCCGCGGTGAGGAGCTGCTGCCGGCCGGGACGGTGGTCACGCCGGCGGTGCTGGGGCTGGCCGCGGCGGCGGGTCACGACCGGCTCGCCGTGCACCACCGGCCGACCGTCGAGCTGCTGGTGCTGGGTGACGAGCTGCTGGATTCGGGGCTGCCCGGTCCGGGTCTGGTGCGGGACGCGCTCGGGCCGTTGCTGCCGCCGTGGCTGGCGGCGGCGGGGGCGGAGCTGATCGCGAGGCGCCATGTGCGGGACGACTTCGGGCTGCTGCGGGACGCGGTGCGGCGGTCGCCCGCGGATCTGGTGGTGACCACGGGCGGTACGGCGGCCGGGCCGGTGGATTTCCTGCACGCGGCGCTGGCCGACGCGGGTGCGCGGTTGCTGGTGGACGGGGTTGCGGTGCGGCCCGGGCATCCGATGCTGCTCGCGGAGCTGCCGGGCGGCCGGCACCTGGTGGGTCTGCCGGGCAATCCGCTGGCCGCGGTGGCGGGTGCGCTGACGCTGGCGCTGCCGTTGCTGGACGCGTTGAGCGGCCGGCCGGTGCCGGGTCACCGGATCGAGCGGGCCGCGGTCGCGCTGCCGGGGCACCCGGTGGACACCCGGCTGCTGCCGGTGGTCGGGACCGAGGGCGGTGTGGTGCCGCTGGCCTTCGACGGTCCGGCGATGCTGCGCGGTCTGGCGCTGGCCGAGGCGCTGGCGGTGGTGGTGCCGGGTGGGGTGCCGGAGGGTGGCCGGGTGGAGCTGCTCGACGTGCCGTGA
- a CDS encoding MBL fold metallo-hydrolase produces MTPSPPDETAGPDRAEQGRPPVRPLEVEVFTGPETAFFATSSLIMGERTAILVDAQLTRSAGRELAEWVAGKDRQLLAIVVTHQHPDHYFGAEEVLRLFPAAQLLAAPSVVAGIAHTAAAKVAQWKPVYGADIPDQPLMPAPLLPQPLMIDRQLIRVLQLGQGDSADSTVVHIPSIATVLAGDFVYNGTHVWTADTDLGQRMEWANNLGRIAELGARRVVAGHRAPGEDDDARRVLEFTGEYLRHFDRALAAHPHDPEALAAAVNERYGALTLPAILELGAAAATAPRTAELRRVEPHEREDGQGDIIDAEIVEDP; encoded by the coding sequence GTGACGCCGTCGCCGCCCGACGAGACCGCCGGACCGGACCGGGCGGAGCAGGGCCGGCCGCCGGTCAGGCCGCTGGAGGTCGAGGTCTTCACCGGTCCGGAGACGGCCTTCTTCGCCACCTCCAGCCTGATCATGGGGGAGCGCACGGCGATCCTGGTGGACGCCCAGCTGACCCGCAGCGCGGGCCGGGAGCTGGCGGAGTGGGTGGCGGGCAAGGACCGCCAGCTGCTGGCGATCGTGGTCACGCACCAGCACCCGGACCACTACTTCGGTGCGGAGGAGGTGCTGCGGCTCTTCCCGGCGGCGCAGCTGCTGGCCGCCCCGTCGGTGGTGGCGGGGATCGCGCACACGGCGGCGGCCAAGGTGGCGCAGTGGAAGCCGGTCTACGGGGCGGACATCCCGGACCAGCCCCTGATGCCGGCCCCGCTGCTGCCGCAGCCGCTGATGATCGACCGCCAGCTGATCCGGGTACTGCAGCTGGGGCAGGGCGACAGCGCCGACTCGACGGTCGTGCACATCCCGAGCATCGCGACCGTGCTGGCCGGCGACTTCGTCTACAACGGCACCCATGTGTGGACCGCGGACACCGACCTGGGGCAGCGGATGGAGTGGGCGAACAACCTGGGCCGGATCGCGGAGCTCGGGGCCCGCCGGGTGGTCGCCGGGCACCGCGCGCCGGGGGAGGACGACGACGCACGGCGGGTGCTGGAGTTCACCGGGGAGTACCTGCGGCACTTCGACCGGGCTCTGGCCGCGCATCCGCACGACCCGGAGGCGCTGGCCGCCGCGGTCAACGAGCGGTACGGCGCGCTGACGCTGCCCGCGATCCTGGAGCTGGGCGCGGCCGCGGCGACCGCGCCGCGCACCGCGGAACTGCGCCGGGTGGAGCCGCACGAGCGTGAGGACGGGCAGGGCGACATCATCGACGCGGAGATCGTCGAGGATCCGTGA
- the manA gene encoding mannose-6-phosphate isomerase, class I, which translates to MDRLRNTVRPYAWGSATAIPELLGQEPTGEPQAELWMGAHPGSPSLVDRGDGPRTLAELISADPDRELGAATTAKFGATLPFLLKVLAAGTPLSIQAHPTLAQARAGYADEERRRIPLDAAERNYKDANHKPELICALSEFEGLCGFRRPADTADLMASLGVPDLDPLIQLLRTKPEPEALSSVLATILSMPGPTARPLVAEVAAAIEAAAPGDPTGMLAGYAFAGHSHPGDTGLITALMLNHIVLAPGEALYLGAGVPHAYLRGTGIELMANSDNVLRCGLTPKHVDVPQLLRVVDFRAEQPQILRPAPGADGERHYPVPIDEFRLSRFTLGPETRRLDGRAPQILLCTEGTARLGRADGATLTLTRGQSAFLPATGTGTILDGPGAEVFRATVTL; encoded by the coding sequence ATGGACAGGCTCCGCAACACCGTCCGCCCCTATGCCTGGGGCTCTGCCACCGCCATCCCCGAGCTGCTCGGGCAGGAGCCCACCGGCGAGCCGCAGGCCGAGCTCTGGATGGGCGCCCACCCCGGCTCGCCCTCACTGGTCGACCGCGGCGACGGCCCCCGGACACTGGCCGAACTGATCTCCGCCGACCCGGACCGCGAACTCGGCGCCGCCACCACCGCGAAGTTCGGCGCGACCCTGCCGTTCCTGCTCAAGGTCCTGGCCGCCGGTACCCCGCTCTCCATCCAGGCCCACCCCACCCTCGCACAGGCCCGCGCCGGCTACGCCGACGAGGAACGGCGCCGCATCCCCCTCGACGCGGCCGAACGCAACTACAAGGACGCCAACCACAAGCCCGAACTCATCTGCGCCCTCAGCGAGTTCGAAGGGCTCTGCGGCTTCCGCCGGCCCGCCGACACCGCCGACCTGATGGCCTCCCTCGGCGTCCCGGACCTCGACCCGCTGATCCAGCTGCTGCGGACCAAGCCCGAACCCGAGGCCCTCAGCAGCGTCCTGGCCACCATCCTGTCGATGCCCGGCCCGACCGCCCGGCCGCTCGTCGCCGAGGTCGCCGCCGCCATCGAGGCCGCCGCCCCGGGCGACCCCACCGGCATGCTCGCCGGCTACGCGTTCGCCGGGCACAGCCACCCCGGCGACACCGGCCTGATCACCGCCCTGATGCTCAACCACATCGTGCTCGCGCCCGGCGAGGCCCTCTATCTGGGCGCCGGCGTCCCGCACGCGTACCTGCGCGGCACCGGCATCGAGCTGATGGCCAACTCCGACAACGTGCTGCGCTGCGGACTCACCCCCAAGCACGTGGACGTCCCGCAACTGCTGCGCGTGGTCGACTTCCGCGCGGAGCAGCCGCAGATCCTGCGGCCCGCCCCCGGAGCGGACGGCGAACGCCACTACCCGGTGCCGATCGACGAGTTCCGGCTCTCCCGGTTCACCCTCGGGCCCGAGACCCGGCGGCTCGACGGGCGCGCCCCGCAGATCCTGCTGTGCACCGAGGGCACCGCCCGCCTCGGCCGGGCCGACGGCGCCACCCTCACCCTCACCCGCGGGCAGTCCGCCTTCCTGCCCGCCACCGGCACCGGCACCATCCTGGACGGACCGGGCGCCGAGGTCTTCCGCGCCACCGTCACCCTCTGA
- a CDS encoding NADP-dependent oxidoreductase yields the protein MRAVLVKTFGGPETAEIAEIDLPAPGPGQVRIRNQALAVHPADVAVRAGFLAALLPEQPSFRLGWDTAGIVDAVGEGVEDLRTGDPVIGLTHWFATRNGTHGDYAVLPADAVAPAPAGLTAAEAATLPLNGLTALQALDAADLREGQTLLVTGAAGNLGHFAAQLARYRGLRVIAVARATDRDPLTALGAEFVEAGEDAVAAVRALVPAGVDAVLDTALTGAALLPAVRAEGTFLAVRPPAAPESERGIRIVVVNVRPDGRQLGEVTKLAEDGRLATRIAAAYPLDRVADAHAHLDRAGVRGAVVLTV from the coding sequence ATGCGCGCAGTCCTCGTCAAGACGTTCGGCGGACCGGAGACCGCAGAGATCGCGGAGATCGACCTGCCCGCGCCCGGCCCCGGCCAGGTCCGGATCCGCAACCAGGCCCTCGCCGTCCACCCGGCCGATGTCGCGGTCCGGGCCGGCTTCCTCGCGGCCCTCCTCCCCGAGCAGCCCTCGTTCCGCCTCGGCTGGGACACCGCCGGCATCGTCGACGCCGTCGGCGAAGGCGTCGAGGACCTGCGGACCGGCGACCCGGTGATCGGCCTCACCCACTGGTTCGCCACCCGCAACGGCACCCACGGCGACTACGCGGTCCTGCCCGCCGACGCCGTCGCCCCCGCCCCCGCCGGGCTGACCGCCGCCGAGGCCGCGACCCTCCCGCTGAACGGCCTCACCGCCCTGCAGGCCCTGGACGCCGCCGATCTGCGGGAGGGCCAGACCCTGCTGGTCACCGGCGCCGCCGGCAACCTCGGCCACTTCGCCGCCCAGCTCGCCCGCTACCGCGGCCTGCGGGTCATCGCCGTCGCCCGGGCCACCGACCGCGACCCGCTCACCGCCCTCGGCGCGGAGTTCGTCGAAGCCGGGGAGGACGCCGTCGCCGCGGTCCGCGCCCTCGTCCCCGCAGGCGTCGACGCCGTCCTCGACACCGCCCTGACCGGCGCGGCCCTGCTGCCCGCCGTCCGCGCCGAGGGCACCTTCCTCGCCGTCCGCCCCCCGGCCGCCCCCGAGAGCGAGCGCGGCATCCGGATCGTGGTGGTCAACGTCCGCCCGGACGGCCGCCAGCTCGGCGAAGTCACCAAGCTCGCCGAGGACGGCCGCCTCGCCACCCGGATCGCCGCCGCCTACCCCCTCGACCGGGTCGCCGACGCGCACGCCCACCTCGACCGGGCCGGCGTCCGCGGGGCAGTCGTCCTGACGGTCTGA